The window GCCAGCATCGGTAACTGGCCGATCGGTCGCTGCGGGTCCTGGCACACGGCAACCAGCAGGTTGCGCCAGTGCCCGGCCAGGCGCTCGATGGTCGCCCCGTCGAAAATATCGGTGGCATAAGTGAAGGCCGCGAACAGCTGCTCGCCTTCCTCGCGGGTTTCCAACATCAGGTCGCTGGCGGCCGCGTGCTGGCGGGCCGCTCCAATACCCTGCTCGTCGTCCAGGTGGGCGACCCGCAACCCGCTCGCCAGTTGCCGGCCCTGCACGTCGGTAACCAGCGGCTGGTGATTGAACATCACCTGGAACAGCGGGTTGTGGCTCTGGCTGCGGGCCGGCTGCAGGGCTTCGATCAGGGCGTCGAACGGCAGCTCCTGATGCGCCTGCGCGCCCGAGGAGGCTTGGCGCAGGCTCTCCAGCAACTCGACGAACGGAGTCTGGCCGCGGACATCACTGCGCAGTACCTGGGTATTGACGAAAAAGCCGATCAGGCCTTCGGTCTCGCTGCGGGTGCGGTTGGCGATCAGGCCGCCCACGCGGATATCGCTCTGGCCACTGTAGCGATGCAGCAGGCTCTTGAACGACGCCAGCAGCACCACGAACAGCGACACGCCCTGACGCTGGGCCAGGCTCTTGAGTCGCTGGCGCAGCTCGCGGTCGACCTGCACCTCCAGGCGTGCGCCACGATGACTGGCCTGGGCAGGATGCGGCCGGTCGGTGGGCAGTTCGAGAACCGGATGCTCTTCTCCCAGGTGCTCACGCCAGTAGGCCAGTTGCCGCGCCTGCTCTCCGGCTTCGAGCCAACTGCGCTGCCACAGTGCGTAGTCGCGATAATGCACGGCCAGTGCCGGCAGCTCGGCCGTGGTACCGGCCACGCAAGCGTCGTAACAGCGACTGAACTCCTCGATCAGGATGTTCATCGACCAACCGTCGGCAATGATGTGGTGCAGCGTCAGCAGCAGCACGTGTTCCTGTTCGTCCAGGCGCAACAGGCGAATGCTCAGCAGCGGCCCCTGCTGCAGGTCGAACGCCTGCCCGGCTTCCTCGGCCATGATCTGCCGTGCGCGAGCCCGCCGCCGTGGTTCGTCCAGGGCCCGCAGGTCGTCTACCCGCACCGCGGCGGCTGTCGCCGGGGCGACGCGCTGGAACGCCCGCTCACCGTCCTGGCCAAAGGTCGTGCGCAGGCATTCATGCCGGGCCACCAGGGCACTGAAGGCCTGCTCGAGCGCCGCCAGGTCCAGCGGCCCATCCAGGCGCACCGCCATTGGCAGGTTGTAGGCCGCACTGTGGGGATCGAGCTGCCAGAGAAACCACATGCGCTGTTGTGCGTAGGACAGGCCGTCCCGCTCGGCGACGCCCTCGCAGGCGGCGATGGGCAGCAGCGAGAAATCGACGCCCTCCCGGTCCATGGCAGCCAGGAAGATACGGCGCTTGTCCTGGGGCAGCTCGATGAAACGGCGAGCGAGTTTCTGTGCGTCTTGGGGCTTCATGTGAGAGGGTCCTTGCTGATCGGCGGCACGGCCGGTGGGGCCTGGTCGTATCAACAAGGACGAACCGCCAACCCGAGGATTTAGCGTGCCGACAGGCGGTTTCTCGGGTATGGCGAAGCAGAGCGGTAAAAATCTGCGGATCGGCGTGGCAATTGCGACGAGTGACGTCAGTCGGCGGGCTGCGAATAGCCCTCAGCCATCGCCACCACCACCTTGCGCTTGCCGGTAAACGGCGAACGGGCGTGGGCGGCGAGCATGTTGTCGAGCATCAGCACATCGTTTTCCTGCCAGGGGAAACTGATGGTGCATTCGTCCAGCACGCCACGCACCTCGTCGAGCAGGTCGACCTCGATGGCCGAGCCGTCGCCGTAGTAGACGTTGCGCGGCAGGTCTTCCTCGTCCACCACCTCGAGCAGCGCTTCGCGCACCTCCGGTTGCAGGTTGGAAACGTGGAACAGGTGCGCCTGGTTGAACCAGACCATTTCCCGGGTCACCGGGTGATGCGCCACCACCTGGCAACGCTGGCGGGTACGCAACTCGCCATCATCCTTCCATTCGCACTCGATGGCATGGGCCCGGCAGTAGGCCTCGACCTGCGCTTCATCCTCGGTATTGAAAACCTGGCTCCAGTCCACGTCCAGGCCGTTGCCGAAGTTGCGCACGTACATCAGGCCCTTGCTGACCAGCCGCTCGCGGATACGCGCCGGTATCCGGCGATAGACCTCGCGGCTGTCGCAGATCGGCGTCTCGCCACCGGTCTGGGCCGCGATCACGCTGTAGAACCAGATCTTCATCGGCCACTCAAGGGTGTAGGCCTGCTCGTTGTGCAGCGGAATGCTCTGGTGCGCCGGGTATTCGGTGGAGGTGTACACCCCCTTGGTCACGTTGCTGCGTGGAGTCGAACCGAACTCGTAGTTGAGCAGCGGATGCCCGAACGCCGCGGCGAACTCACGGAAAGCCTCGGGACCGCCCACATCGAAACCGCGCAACAGGACACCGCCGGCCCGGTACAGGTGCTGGTCGATCAGGACCTTGCACTCGGCAAACGCCTCGCGCAGGTCAAGCCCGGGCTCAGGCGCCTGGATCAGCATGGGCAAGGTGCCCGAACCGGTCAGCAGCGGCCGGATATCCAAACTCAACGCATTGTTCATGACGACTCTTCTCCCTTGATCCTCGGCCGCCGCCCCAACGCCCGAACGTGGGACACAGCGGGTTTCACAGGAGGGAACGGATGGTCGAGGGGGAAAATTAGCCGGTGCCGGACACCGGCTGTCGGCCACTGAAACATTTACTTTCATATAGCCCTGCGTTTTTTGCCCGCTCATTCGTCTCATTTAGATGCAGCCGTTCGCGTAGGCAAAAGCCACGACCGGTTTTTTCGGGCGCGCGGTCCCTCTCAGGCCCCGCACCCTCCTCCGATGTCGAGAATCCGCTTTCCATGTCCAAGAAGTCCCGCTCGAAAATCTGGTTCCTGGTCCATAGCTGGCTGGCGCTACCCATCTGGTTCTTTGTCCTGATCGTCTGTGTCACCGGCACCCTGGCGGTGGTCAGCCAGGAGATCGTCTGGCTGGCCAACCCCGATATCCGCGCCAGCAAACCCTCCGATGACGCGCCCTTGCTCAGCTACGACCAGGTGCTGGCCGCCATCAAGAAGAATGAGCCCGAGCTGATCGTGCAGTCGATCCAGCGCCCGGACGAAAGCCACTTCGCCCTGCTGGCCGATATCGGCTATCCGGACGGACGCTCGGTGACGGTCTACGTCAATCCCTACACCGGGGTGATCCAGGGCATCAGTCCGCAGTTCAACTTCAAGAACTTCACCCGGGCCTTGCATGGCTGGTGGCTGGTGCCGTTCACCAACGGCTACAGCTGGGGCTGGTACCTGGTATCGCTGCTGGGTATACCGATGCTGGCCTCGCTGATCACCGGCCTGGTGGTCTACAAGCGCTTCTGGAAAGGGTTTCTCAAGCCAACCCTGCGTTTCAACCACGGGGCCCGGATCTTCTGGGGGGACTTCCATCGCCTGAGCGGGATCTGGTCGATCTGGTTCATCGCGGTGATCTCCATCACCGGCACCTGGTTCCTGATCCAGGCGATTCTCGCCGACAACCAGATCAGCATCGCCACCCGGCCCATCCCGGCCATCATCTCCCACGACAGCGCACCGTTGACGGCCGATGGTCGAGCGGCCCCGAGACTCGGTGCCGACGAAGCCCTGCGCATCGCCCAGCAACAGGTACCCGGGCTCGATGCCAGCTTCATCAGCCTGCCGGGCAACGCCTACAGTGCCTTCGAGGTCGGCGGCCGAAGCTGGTACCCACTGATGTACCAGACCCTGGAACTGAACCCCTACAACGGCAAGGTCGAACAGTCGCGCCTGCTGTCGGACCGCACGGGCCTGGAGTTCGTCACCGAGTCCATGCGACCGCTGCACACCGGTGACTTCGGTGGGCTGTGGGTCAAGCTGATCTGGTTCTTCTTCGGCCTGCTGCTGAGCATGATGGTCCTCAGCGGCCTGCTGATCTGGAGCAAGCGCACCGCGCTGGCCACGCTCAATGCCCTGAAACGCAGCAACAAGGCCGAGCGAGCCGAAAAGGCCAGGCCCCGTACCACCCTCGGCGCCGAAACCCCGGAGGTCAACCTGTGAGCAAGGCCGAAGCCGTACACCCGATCTCGCCCCTGAGCCGCCTCTGGCACAAGTGGCGCTTTC of the Pseudomonas vanderleydeniana genome contains:
- a CDS encoding TauD/TfdA family dioxygenase, with the protein product MNNALSLDIRPLLTGSGTLPMLIQAPEPGLDLREAFAECKVLIDQHLYRAGGVLLRGFDVGGPEAFREFAAAFGHPLLNYEFGSTPRSNVTKGVYTSTEYPAHQSIPLHNEQAYTLEWPMKIWFYSVIAAQTGGETPICDSREVYRRIPARIRERLVSKGLMYVRNFGNGLDVDWSQVFNTEDEAQVEAYCRAHAIECEWKDDGELRTRQRCQVVAHHPVTREMVWFNQAHLFHVSNLQPEVREALLEVVDEEDLPRNVYYGDGSAIEVDLLDEVRGVLDECTISFPWQENDVLMLDNMLAAHARSPFTGKRKVVVAMAEGYSQPAD
- a CDS encoding PepSY-associated TM helix domain-containing protein: MSKKSRSKIWFLVHSWLALPIWFFVLIVCVTGTLAVVSQEIVWLANPDIRASKPSDDAPLLSYDQVLAAIKKNEPELIVQSIQRPDESHFALLADIGYPDGRSVTVYVNPYTGVIQGISPQFNFKNFTRALHGWWLVPFTNGYSWGWYLVSLLGIPMLASLITGLVVYKRFWKGFLKPTLRFNHGARIFWGDFHRLSGIWSIWFIAVISITGTWFLIQAILADNQISIATRPIPAIISHDSAPLTADGRAAPRLGADEALRIAQQQVPGLDASFISLPGNAYSAFEVGGRSWYPLMYQTLELNPYNGKVEQSRLLSDRTGLEFVTESMRPLHTGDFGGLWVKLIWFFFGLLLSMMVLSGLLIWSKRTALATLNALKRSNKAERAEKARPRTTLGAETPEVNL